DNA from Sphaerodactylus townsendi isolate TG3544 linkage group LG08, MPM_Stown_v2.3, whole genome shotgun sequence:
TTCCCTGAACAAATGCGCACTTGGAAATAAATTCCATGGTCTGTAGGTCTTATCCTTgaaccagggctcattccgcacatgcagaataatgcactttcaaattgctttcagtgctctttgaagctgtgtggaatggcaaaatccacttgcaaacagttgtgaaagtggtttgaaaacgcattattttgcatgtgcggaaggggcctaagtaacaTCTGTAATTATAAATGACTTTCACTGGATCAGGCTTTTCCCCCTTGTTTTAACTTGCTAcgatctatttatttgtttgtatatTGTATTAGATTTCTATCTCAAACCTTTCCTGGCAAAAGCTAGGCTCGTTGGAAGCAAAGAGATGGAGGTTAGTTGTGACTAAAGATGGTTCTGTTGTTTCCAATGAATCTTTTAGTGcaaatatgtgcagttcctatgAACACACAATCATGTGTGTTCCTATGAAACAATCTTCCACTTGAGACAAGCCAATGAAATATTTCACTGTTGAAAGTATTTCAGTAAAGGCAATTGTGAATTCTACAAGCAAGTATTACCTGAATGgatttcttctcccttttctgaAGCACAGTTACAAAAGCAGAAATCAGATGACTAGAGTATGTAAAAATCAGGAGGCAAATTAGTATTGGTTTAAAACCAAAGCAtgtaattttgctttttaaattgttgtcTTATGGGAGTTTTGTTATGCTATGCTGTGTTTGGCCCGAATCTGCAAACAAGCTCTGACCTGGTCTTCCCAAAAGGTCCCAAGATCCTTCTGTAGAATTGCTAAACCTTTTCATGGCAGTCCTGCAGTCACTATGAGATAACCTTTACATAGATGATTTTCATATTGTGCAAATGTAATGCCAAAACTGCAAAGTTTCGAAAACTGATATGGTATGTATGTGTGAACTCCAAGTTGAATGTTGTTGAGCAAGGAGCAGGTTGTGGTGGTGTTGTCACTTACCATGGGATATAATCAATAAGTGCTTGTgacaccaatcttgatcctctttgatctgagattgcaaatgccttggcagaccaggtgctcgggagcagcagcagcagaaggccattgctttcacatcctgcatgtgagctcccaaaggcaccaggtgggccactgcgagtagcagagtgctggactagaggactctggtctgatccagcaggctctttcttatgttcttatgtgttctaCACAGCAAATACAAGTGGAAATACACAGCAAATACAACTGGAAGTGAATATGTTATGCTTTATGATTGGAGAGAAAGAAATTATTACTAGTTCCCCACAGCACTTGGAGTGATCAGATAATATCCTCAGTCTCTACCTAGAGGAAAGATAAGAGAACTGTGCACAAAAAAATGAggaagaaatacatttttaatgtgcAATAAACTGAGCATGTGGAAAGGCCTATGGCCTCTCATCTGAAACATCACAGTGCTGTGCCAATTCTTCTTGCACTCCTTGCTGTTCTTCTGAGagattatttttcagtttttgtgatCCAATAGTCTTGCTCACTTGCAGTCTAAATGTCTTTGaaagataaaaatacaaaataggaTCAAAGCACAGGTTCAACACTCCGAACAGGAGGGTTGATTCTTTTGCTTTGAAGAGTGATTGTTTCAAATAGCAGTCAGTGGTTATAGCTTTGCTTTGAGTCAGAGTATATGGGATGCGAACGATGTGGTAAGGGACAAAGCAGATAATGTAGCTCGCAGTGACCAACAGTATGTTCACCAAAGCTTTCCTTACATTTCTGAAGTTTTCACTGTATTTGTTTTGATAGAGCAGTCTGACTACAAGGAAGTTGGAAATCAGCACCACGGCTGAGAAATTTAGAAATATTGCAGAACATAAGAAATTTGTAAATACATGCCAGTCTCTTCCCAGTTTGGTTTTGAAATCGATACAACCCACAGTTGGCACTTCTTGAATTTCTTTGATTGGAATCATCATATTTGGTGTCATGATAAAGAGAACCATTATCCATACTACTGCTGATATCATCTTGGCAAACCCAGGCTCTTGAATACGGTAGATCTTGCATCTGTGTATTAATTGAAGGCAACGGTCCATGCTTACAAATGCCAAGAAGATGATAGATGCATACATGTTGATATAAATGAGgcaagctgtgacttgacagtggaATATTTTCAGTCTCCAAGGAGCAATTCCTAAATCGATGATGATTTTTACTGGCAAGGCTAGGGTCAACAAAAAATCGGCCGTGAGGAGGTTAATTAAATAGATGCTCATGCACTTGCGATTCTGCTCTTTGTAGATGAAGGTCCAAAGCGCAAAGCAGCTCCCAATGAACCC
Protein-coding regions in this window:
- the GPR171 gene encoding G-protein coupled receptor 171, whose product is MPFRNVSTCTVYRDMVPFTYFYYLIFLTGFIGSCFALWTFIYKEQNRKCMSIYLINLLTADFLLTLALPVKIIIDLGIAPWRLKIFHCQVTACLIYINMYASIIFLAFVSMDRCLQLIHRCKIYRIQEPGFAKMISAVVWIMVLFIMTPNMMIPIKEIQEVPTVGCIDFKTKLGRDWHVFTNFLCSAIFLNFSAVVLISNFLVVRLLYQNKYSENFRNVRKALVNILLVTASYIICFVPYHIVRIPYTLTQSKAITTDCYLKQSLFKAKESTLLFGVLNLCFDPILYFYLSKTFRLQVSKTIGSQKLKNNLSEEQQGVQEELAQHCDVSDERP